A genomic region of Sporolituus thermophilus DSM 23256 contains the following coding sequences:
- a CDS encoding energy-coupling factor transporter transmembrane component T family protein, translated as MLNDITIGQYFPGRSLLHRLDPRTKIAGTLLFITAIFFAESYLAYGILFLWTAALIAMSGVPVRLVLKSLKPLWLIVVLTLGIHIFTTPGNVIYQIGPLTATKEGLRQGLLMAARLVLLIAVSSLLTFTTSPIALTDGIERLLNPFKRFGLPAHELAMMMTIALRFIPTLLEETDRIMKAQMARGADFASGNILRRAQNMVPLLVPLFISAFRRADELATAMEARCYRGGQHRTRMKELRLASRDYIALVAVVALLVILVVLRYY; from the coding sequence ATGTTGAACGACATAACTATCGGGCAGTATTTCCCGGGCCGGTCGCTGCTGCATCGCCTCGATCCCCGTACAAAGATTGCCGGTACGCTTTTATTTATTACCGCCATTTTTTTTGCCGAAAGTTATTTGGCTTATGGTATCCTTTTTCTGTGGACGGCTGCCCTGATTGCCATGTCCGGCGTGCCCGTCCGGCTGGTGCTTAAGTCGCTGAAACCGCTGTGGCTTATTGTTGTCTTAACCCTGGGTATTCATATTTTTACGACGCCGGGCAATGTTATTTATCAAATCGGCCCGTTAACGGCAACCAAGGAAGGCCTGCGGCAGGGGCTGTTAATGGCGGCGCGGCTGGTATTGCTTATCGCCGTTTCCTCGCTCCTCACCTTTACGACATCGCCGATTGCCCTGACCGACGGCATTGAGCGGCTGCTTAACCCCTTCAAGCGCTTCGGCCTGCCGGCCCATGAACTGGCAATGATGATGACCATTGCTCTCCGCTTCATTCCGACGCTGCTGGAAGAAACGGACCGGATTATGAAGGCCCAGATGGCGAGAGGGGCCGATTTTGCTTCCGGGAATATCCTCCGGCGGGCGCAAAATATGGTGCCGCTCTTAGTGCCGCTCTTTATCAGCGCTTTTCGGCGGGCCGACGAACTGGCAACGGCGATGGAAGCACGGTGCTATCGGGGCGGCCAGCACCGCACGCGCATGAAGGAGCTGCGTCTGGCGAGCCGCGATTATATCGCCCTTGTGGCGGTGGTAGCGCTGCTTGTCATATTAGTCGTGCTGCGTTATTACTAG
- the truA gene encoding tRNA pseudouridine(38-40) synthase TruA, protein MAEQRYLKLTVAYDGTAYHGFQRQANAITVQQVLEERLAIIFGHPLKVTGAARTDAGVHAYGQVVSFATSGTIPTANIVRAAKSVLPPDIVVVKAEEVSADFHARFSARSKIYLYRVYNAAVADPFRRNYAWHVTQLLDAAAMDAAAQTAVGTHDFSAFRAAGGPPVSPVRTIYEAGCTREGDIIEFRFWGNGFLYHMVRNLVGTLVDVGLGRLTRDGFTRILAGRDRTRAGITAPPQGLYLKEIFY, encoded by the coding sequence ATGGCTGAGCAGCGGTATTTAAAACTGACGGTTGCCTATGACGGAACGGCCTATCACGGATTTCAGCGCCAGGCCAATGCGATCACCGTGCAACAGGTTTTGGAAGAACGGTTGGCAATCATTTTCGGCCACCCGCTGAAAGTAACGGGTGCGGCCCGTACCGACGCCGGTGTGCATGCCTACGGCCAAGTTGTCAGTTTCGCCACATCCGGGACCATCCCTACGGCCAATATCGTCCGGGCCGCCAAAAGTGTACTGCCGCCCGATATTGTGGTCGTCAAAGCGGAAGAAGTGAGTGCCGATTTTCACGCCCGGTTTTCCGCCCGGAGCAAAATTTATTTGTACCGCGTCTACAACGCTGCCGTAGCCGACCCATTTCGGCGCAACTACGCCTGGCATGTGACGCAACTTTTGGATGCGGCGGCGATGGACGCCGCCGCCCAAACCGCGGTGGGCACTCATGACTTTTCTGCTTTCCGGGCCGCCGGCGGTCCGCCGGTCAGCCCGGTACGAACCATATACGAGGCCGGTTGCACCCGTGAAGGCGACATAATTGAATTTCGCTTTTGGGGTAACGGTTTTTTGTATCATATGGTGCGCAACTTGGTCGGCACGCTGGTAGATGTGGGGCTGGGGCGGCTGACCAGGGACGGTTTTACCCGCATTTTAGCCGGGCGTGACCGTACCCGGGCGGGCATTACCGCACCGCCGCAGGGCCTTTATCTCAAAGAAATTTTTTACTGA
- the rplM gene encoding 50S ribosomal protein L13: MKTTYMAKPADVQRKWYVIDAEGKTLGRLAAEVAKILRGKHKPTYTPHVDTGDHVIVVNADKVVLTGKKLTQKTYFRHSGYPGGTTFTPAGKMLAERPERVIELAVKGMLPKNRLGRQMYRKLKVYRGPEHPHAAQQPEKLEINVR; the protein is encoded by the coding sequence ATGAAAACAACCTACATGGCTAAACCAGCCGATGTGCAGCGCAAATGGTATGTCATTGATGCAGAAGGCAAGACTCTTGGCAGACTGGCCGCCGAAGTGGCTAAAATCCTTCGCGGCAAACATAAACCTACCTATACTCCGCATGTGGATACCGGCGATCATGTCATCGTCGTTAATGCGGACAAAGTAGTACTGACCGGTAAAAAGCTCACGCAAAAAACCTACTTCCGTCATTCCGGTTATCCTGGCGGTACGACCTTTACGCCTGCCGGGAAGATGCTGGCGGAAAGACCCGAACGGGTTATTGAACTCGCGGTCAAAGGCATGCTGCCCAAGAACCGTCTGGGCCGGCAAATGTATCGCAAGCTCAAGGTCTATCGCGGCCCTGAGCACCCCCATGCAGCGCAACAACCGGAAAAACTTGAAATCAACGTGAGATAG
- the rpsI gene encoding 30S ribosomal protein S9, translating to MALVQYYGTGRRKTAVARVRLIPGEGKIIVNGRNLNDYFGRKTLELIVKQPLHLTDTLGKYDVIARVNGGGPSGQAGAVRHGIARALLKVDADFRPALKKAGFLTRDPREKERRKYGLKKARKAPQFSKR from the coding sequence ATGGCACTGGTTCAATATTACGGCACCGGCCGCAGAAAAACCGCCGTTGCCCGCGTCCGGCTGATTCCCGGCGAAGGCAAAATCATCGTTAATGGCCGTAACCTCAATGATTATTTTGGGCGCAAGACCCTTGAACTGATCGTAAAACAACCGCTCCACCTGACTGACACCCTTGGCAAATATGATGTTATCGCCCGGGTAAACGGCGGCGGGCCCAGCGGCCAGGCTGGCGCTGTCCGCCATGGCATTGCCCGCGCTTTGCTTAAAGTAGATGCCGACTTCCGTCCGGCGCTGAAAAAGGCCGGATTCCTGACTCGCGACCCGCGGGAAAAGGAACGTCGCAAGTATGGCCTCAAAAAGGCCCGCAAGGCGCCCCAATTCTCCAAACGTTAA
- a CDS encoding DUF438 domain-containing protein, translating into MKQRVEMIVDLIKRYRAGEDLAQIKREAKVIFAHIRPEELRHAEEHLEAIGMDVRDLHDLRTLHLKTLEEELAQIRAATPPWHPVRTMIDEHDQILRTLNALEDLNGQVQQAPALTATMLAKLETIADNLLAAEHHHAREEQVVFPELTKRNIGGTVEVMNMEHSALRSKKQALKNLAKQGNHIEFSRFQQELHELAQALVYDLSDHIYKENHILYPAALRLVTDEALWQELKTRCDEVGYCDFKPLV; encoded by the coding sequence ATGAAGCAGCGTGTCGAGATGATTGTCGACCTTATCAAACGCTACCGCGCCGGCGAAGACTTAGCCCAAATCAAGCGCGAAGCCAAAGTAATTTTTGCCCACATCCGTCCGGAAGAATTGCGTCACGCGGAAGAGCATCTTGAAGCTATCGGCATGGATGTCCGCGACTTGCACGACCTCCGGACCCTTCATCTCAAAACGTTAGAGGAAGAACTGGCCCAAATCCGCGCCGCTACCCCGCCCTGGCATCCGGTTAGGACGATGATTGACGAACATGATCAAATTCTCCGCACCCTTAACGCGCTGGAAGATTTGAACGGTCAGGTTCAGCAAGCGCCGGCCCTTACCGCGACAATGCTGGCCAAGCTGGAAACAATTGCCGACAACCTGCTGGCCGCTGAACATCATCATGCACGGGAAGAACAAGTAGTATTCCCGGAACTTACCAAGCGCAATATCGGTGGTACGGTGGAAGTTATGAACATGGAGCACTCTGCGCTGCGTAGCAAAAAACAGGCTCTCAAGAATTTAGCCAAACAAGGAAACCATATCGAATTTTCCCGGTTTCAGCAGGAACTGCATGAACTGGCCCAGGCGCTGGTCTACGATTTAAGCGACCATATTTACAAGGAAAACCACATCCTTTATCCTGCCGCTCTCCGGCTGGTGACAGACGAAGCCTTATGGCAGGAACTGAAAACGCGCTGCGATGAAGTTGGCTACTGTGACTTTAAACCGCTGGTCTAG
- a CDS encoding transglycosylase domain-containing protein, translating to MRTRRFLVLLLLLFVAAFWWAGGSSIVKPLTPSVEKVLAASRDATGAWDRLYRLVALKSAVEAKLDKKRYVKLADIPLPLQQAVIAVEDSRYYRHFGFDIEGILRAALVNLQAGEVREGGSTITQQLVKNLFLSQEQSVGRKLEEIILAIDMELRYSKEEILEMYLNTIYFGAGAYGIHDAARVYFGKEPAKLNLAECALLAGLPNAPSVYSPYENLTAAKQRQAVVLAVMVKQGYIGPNQAEEAKRQPLRLAR from the coding sequence ATGCGCACAAGGCGTTTTCTTGTTCTTCTTCTTTTGTTATTCGTAGCCGCCTTTTGGTGGGCCGGTGGCAGCAGTATCGTTAAACCCTTAACTCCTTCTGTGGAAAAGGTACTCGCAGCAAGCCGCGACGCAACCGGCGCCTGGGACCGCTTGTACCGCCTCGTAGCCTTAAAAAGTGCCGTTGAAGCTAAGCTGGACAAAAAGCGTTATGTTAAGCTGGCCGATATTCCCCTGCCACTCCAGCAGGCCGTCATTGCCGTGGAAGACAGCCGTTATTACCGGCACTTCGGTTTCGATATTGAGGGCATCCTCCGCGCCGCCCTTGTCAATCTTCAGGCCGGCGAGGTGCGTGAAGGCGGCAGCACGATTACCCAACAGTTAGTGAAGAACCTTTTCCTGTCACAGGAGCAGTCGGTCGGCCGCAAATTAGAAGAAATAATCCTTGCTATCGACATGGAACTGCGTTACTCCAAGGAAGAGATCCTTGAAATGTACCTCAATACCATCTATTTCGGCGCCGGCGCTTATGGCATCCATGACGCCGCCCGTGTTTACTTTGGCAAAGAGCCGGCGAAGCTCAATCTGGCCGAATGCGCCCTGCTGGCCGGCCTGCCCAATGCGCCGTCTGTTTATTCGCCCTACGAAAACTTAACCGCTGCCAAACAGCGCCAAGCCGTGGTTCTGGCCGTCATGGTCAAACAGGGTTATATTGGCCCTAACCAGGCCGAAGAGGCTAAACGTCAGCCGCTCCGCCTGGCCCGCTAG
- a CDS encoding N-acetylmuramoyl-L-alanine amidase produces the protein MRIFAFRRRLLLAAMFSIAVVVLNLLTIRYLVAEDWEKVNLGALAGHKIAVDPGHGGIDDGASGNGVVEKEVTLAISLKLADILRRHGAEVVLTRDSDTDYYTRGKGGKRNDLLTRVEMINSSGAEVFISIHVNSIRGSAAWAGAQVFYSPNLEANKPLAELVQRALKNFPPGNKRQAKQDKEILILNQTNIPGVLVETGFLSNPGEAARLVDAAYQQKLAEYIAKALAHHFSQNVGR, from the coding sequence ATGCGCATTTTCGCGTTCCGGCGGCGCCTGCTGCTCGCAGCCATGTTCAGCATTGCGGTGGTAGTCCTTAATCTGCTGACCATCCGGTATTTGGTGGCCGAAGATTGGGAAAAGGTTAATTTGGGGGCGCTGGCCGGCCACAAAATTGCCGTTGACCCGGGCCATGGCGGTATTGACGACGGGGCGAGCGGCAACGGCGTGGTGGAAAAAGAGGTAACACTCGCCATCAGTTTGAAATTAGCCGACATTTTGCGGCGCCATGGCGCCGAGGTCGTGCTGACCCGCGACAGCGATACCGACTATTATACCCGCGGCAAGGGCGGCAAACGCAATGACCTCCTTACCCGGGTGGAAATGATTAATAGCTCGGGGGCCGAAGTATTTATCAGCATCCATGTCAATTCCATCCGGGGCTCGGCGGCATGGGCGGGAGCGCAAGTTTTCTACAGCCCCAATCTGGAAGCCAACAAGCCGCTGGCTGAACTTGTCCAGCGCGCGCTGAAAAATTTTCCGCCCGGAAACAAGCGCCAAGCCAAGCAGGATAAGGAAATCCTTATTCTGAATCAAACCAATATTCCCGGCGTGCTGGTTGAGACAGGCTTCCTCAGCAACCCGGGCGAGGCGGCGCGTCTTGTCGATGCCGCTTACCAGCAAAAACTGGCAGAGTATATTGCCAAGGCGTTAGCGCATCATTTTAGCCAAAATGTGGGAAGATAA
- the amrB gene encoding AmmeMemoRadiSam system protein B, producing MHKLVGCALLPHPPIMVPEVGKGELARIKATVAAAEKAAQTLKDANPQTVVLISPHGPVFEDAVSISIHPRLKGSLATFGAPDAVVAFETDGLLVRHILKKCERLGVNVVELTDDVAKMYRLSLQLDHGAVVPLYYLQKAGFKGQLVHLSMGMLPYEEMYTFGKAVQAAIGIVDKRVAVIASGDLSHRLTPDAPAGYSPHGAQFDQAVVEALQNMDVKALLNLDRGLIEEAGECGLRPIFFLMGVMGGLNMTADVLSYEGPFGVGYAVALFTPNESKGE from the coding sequence ATGCATAAACTGGTTGGGTGTGCGCTTCTGCCTCATCCGCCGATCATGGTGCCGGAAGTGGGCAAGGGGGAATTGGCCCGCATTAAAGCGACGGTGGCGGCGGCGGAAAAGGCAGCTCAAACGCTGAAAGATGCAAATCCGCAGACCGTGGTGCTAATTTCGCCGCATGGGCCGGTCTTTGAAGATGCCGTCAGCATCAGTATTCATCCCCGGTTGAAGGGGAGTCTGGCGACTTTTGGCGCGCCGGATGCGGTCGTCGCCTTTGAAACGGACGGGCTTTTAGTGCGGCACATCTTGAAAAAATGCGAACGCCTCGGCGTTAACGTGGTGGAGCTTACCGACGACGTGGCCAAGATGTATCGGCTTAGTCTGCAGCTTGACCATGGCGCCGTTGTTCCGCTCTATTATTTACAAAAAGCCGGGTTTAAAGGCCAGCTGGTCCATCTGTCCATGGGCATGCTGCCGTATGAGGAGATGTATACCTTTGGCAAAGCCGTGCAGGCGGCGATTGGCATAGTGGACAAGCGGGTAGCCGTCATCGCTTCCGGCGACTTGTCGCATCGGCTTACACCCGATGCGCCGGCCGGGTACAGCCCGCACGGCGCCCAATTTGACCAGGCGGTGGTTGAGGCGCTGCAAAATATGGATGTCAAAGCCCTGCTCAACCTTGACCGCGGCCTTATCGAAGAGGCAGGCGAATGCGGCCTGCGGCCTATTTTCTTTCTTATGGGCGTAATGGGGGGACTTAATATGACAGCCGACGTTCTGTCCTACGAGGGCCCGTTCGGGGTGGGCTACGCCGTGGCTTTGTTTACTCCCAATGAAAGCAAGGGGGAATAA
- the amrA gene encoding AmmeMemoRadiSam system protein A has product MPEESAPVALARKSLEYYLRHGRPMPEPADVPAELRGQAGVFVSLKKRGELRGCIGTFAPTQPTIAAEIIQNAISAGTGDPRFWPVELDELPELDISVDILSEPERVDSLDELDPQKYGVIVRRGRRSGLLLPMLEGVDTVAEQVAIAMQKAGIKPDEEIELYRFTVTRYK; this is encoded by the coding sequence ATGCCGGAAGAAAGTGCGCCGGTAGCGCTGGCGCGAAAGAGTTTGGAATACTATCTGCGGCATGGGCGCCCAATGCCGGAACCTGCCGACGTGCCGGCAGAGCTGCGCGGTCAGGCGGGCGTCTTCGTGTCGCTAAAAAAGCGGGGCGAGCTGCGCGGCTGCATCGGTACCTTTGCTCCGACGCAGCCTACCATTGCCGCCGAAATTATTCAAAACGCCATCAGCGCCGGTACGGGCGACCCCCGGTTCTGGCCGGTGGAGCTTGACGAACTGCCTGAGCTTGACATTTCGGTCGATATCCTGTCAGAGCCGGAACGGGTGGACAGCCTGGATGAGTTAGATCCGCAAAAATATGGCGTCATTGTCCGGCGGGGGCGCCGCAGCGGCCTGCTGCTGCCGATGCTGGAAGGGGTCGATACGGTGGCGGAGCAAGTGGCTATTGCCATGCAAAAAGCAGGTATTAAGCCAGATGAGGAAATTGAGCTCTACCGGTTTACCGTTACCCGGTACAAGTAG
- the amrS gene encoding AmmeMemoRadiSam system radical SAM enzyme has product MREALYYEACSSGAICRLCPKQCIIPAGRTGFCRVRKNIGGKLYTANYACVSSYGLDPIEKKPLYHFYPGSMIFSIGTWGCNFACQFCQNWEIAQATPATIEMAPEIAVAMAVRAGQGNIGIAYTYSEPSVWYEYILDTAQAARAAGLKNVLVTNGFINPEPLRRLLPYIDAMNIDVKAFNSEFYHQVCAGELTQVKRTVELAAAACHVEITTLVVPGLNDREEELVELAKWLGGISKDIPLHFSRYFPQYKMTVPPTPLTTLNRAYELARQHLHYVYLGNIGGSGINTHCPVCDKLVIDRLWRDSRLTSDKKCPQCGSMIAIIGEVFF; this is encoded by the coding sequence ATGCGCGAAGCTCTGTACTATGAAGCTTGTTCCAGCGGCGCTATCTGCCGGCTGTGTCCTAAGCAATGCATCATACCTGCCGGACGGACAGGTTTTTGCCGCGTAAGGAAAAATATCGGCGGCAAGTTGTATACTGCCAATTACGCGTGCGTTTCTTCTTATGGCTTAGATCCGATTGAGAAAAAGCCGCTTTATCACTTCTACCCAGGCAGTATGATTTTCTCCATCGGTACTTGGGGTTGCAATTTTGCCTGCCAATTTTGCCAAAACTGGGAGATTGCGCAAGCAACTCCCGCAACAATCGAAATGGCCCCGGAGATAGCGGTTGCCATGGCCGTGCGGGCCGGACAAGGCAATATCGGCATTGCTTATACCTATTCCGAGCCCAGCGTGTGGTATGAATATATTCTCGATACCGCCCAGGCGGCGCGCGCGGCGGGGCTCAAAAATGTATTGGTAACCAATGGTTTTATCAACCCGGAACCCCTGCGGCGGCTTTTACCGTATATTGACGCCATGAATATCGATGTTAAAGCATTTAATAGCGAGTTTTACCATCAAGTATGCGCCGGGGAACTAACCCAGGTAAAGCGCACGGTTGAATTGGCCGCCGCGGCCTGCCATGTAGAGATTACGACGCTTGTTGTTCCGGGACTTAATGACCGGGAGGAAGAACTGGTCGAACTGGCCAAATGGCTAGGGGGTATCAGTAAAGATATACCGCTGCACTTTTCCCGTTACTTTCCCCAGTATAAAATGACGGTGCCGCCAACGCCGCTGACGACCCTCAACCGCGCCTATGAACTGGCCAGGCAGCATCTGCATTATGTCTATCTGGGTAATATTGGCGGCAGCGGTATAAATACGCACTGTCCCGTCTGCGATAAGCTGGTGATTGACCGCCTGTGGCGGGATAGTCGCCTTACATCCGATAAAAAGTGCCCCCAATGCGGGAGCATGATTGCAATTATTGGCGAGGTCTTCTTCTAG
- the argC gene encoding N-acetyl-gamma-glutamyl-phosphate reductase: MRVSIIGATGYTGEELLRILANHPAAEIKYLTSESQTGAKIDSIYPHFNHFYDQALVNLADLDKIVADSDVLFIALPHGHAMEIGKKVSGQGVKVIDLGADYRFKDTAVYEKWYKIPHVHPDAKAVYGLTELYREAVRTADIVANPGCYTTASILTLAPLVKNKLIDLTSIVVDAKSGISGAGRGLNLTHHLPEAFENVKAYNIAGHRHTPEIEQALSELAGSQVVISFTPHLIPMSRGILSTCYARLLDGVTASVVDEAFHALYGQEYFIRLLGRGGYPATKNTRGSNFCDLGWHIDTRTGRVIVVAAIDNLVKGAAGQAVQNLNVMFGLEERTGLTQAPLYP, from the coding sequence GTGAGGGTTAGTATCATTGGGGCAACCGGTTATACCGGTGAAGAACTGTTACGGATTTTGGCAAACCACCCGGCAGCCGAAATTAAATATCTTACTTCGGAAAGTCAAACCGGCGCGAAGATCGACAGTATATACCCCCATTTTAATCACTTTTATGACCAAGCACTGGTAAATTTGGCCGACTTGGATAAAATCGTCGCCGATAGTGATGTTTTATTCATCGCGCTTCCCCATGGCCACGCCATGGAAATAGGAAAAAAAGTAAGCGGTCAGGGCGTCAAAGTGATTGATTTAGGCGCAGATTACCGTTTTAAAGATACAGCGGTTTATGAAAAATGGTACAAAATACCCCACGTTCATCCCGATGCCAAAGCGGTATACGGCCTAACTGAGTTGTATCGCGAAGCGGTGCGTACGGCCGACATTGTCGCAAATCCCGGCTGTTATACGACGGCCAGTATCTTAACCTTAGCGCCGCTTGTCAAAAATAAACTGATTGACCTGACCTCCATTGTCGTTGATGCCAAATCCGGCATATCGGGAGCAGGCCGGGGGTTAAATTTAACCCACCATTTACCGGAGGCTTTTGAAAACGTTAAGGCCTATAACATTGCCGGCCACCGTCATACGCCGGAAATTGAACAGGCTTTGTCCGAGTTAGCCGGCAGCCAGGTGGTCATTAGCTTTACGCCTCATCTCATTCCCATGTCACGAGGCATCCTGAGCACCTGCTATGCCCGGCTTCTTGACGGGGTGACGGCCAGCGTGGTCGACGAAGCGTTCCATGCCTTATACGGGCAGGAGTATTTCATCCGCCTGCTGGGCCGGGGCGGTTATCCGGCCACCAAAAATACCCGGGGTTCGAATTTCTGCGACCTTGGTTGGCATATCGACACCCGTACCGGCCGGGTTATCGTGGTAGCGGCGATTGACAACCTGGTCAAAGGAGCGGCCGGTCAGGCTGTGCAAAACCTGAATGTCATGTTTGGCCTTGAAGAGCGGACCGGCCTGACCCAAGCGCCGCTTTATCCATAG
- the argJ gene encoding bifunctional glutamate N-acetyltransferase/amino-acid acetyltransferase ArgJ yields MLKEIGGGITAPKGFMAAGVKAGIKKSGKEDIALIYSKTPASAAALFTTNAMAAAPVIVSRQAVKHGTARAIVINSGCANACTGPQGLADARTMAELTATVLGVAPHEVLVASTGIIGVHLPMDKIAAGIKQAAAELSETGQEKALQAIMTTDTFPKSCAYEFMLSGVPVRIGGMAKGAGMIHPNMATMLAFVTTDAAVAAPVLQKALIEAVNLSFNMISVDGDTSTNDMVGVLANGQAGAPVIDNADSEEYRIFAAALKAVCINLAKQIVRDGEGATKFLEITVTGAETFSQAKQAAMAVAKSPLVKTAFFGEDPNWGRILCAVGYSGVPVQSEKTALAIGGIPIVRSGMATSFDEQALRKVMSARDIAITIDLGLGPAAATVWTCDFSYEYVKINGEYHT; encoded by the coding sequence ATGCTTAAAGAAATAGGCGGAGGAATTACCGCGCCCAAAGGGTTCATGGCGGCAGGCGTAAAAGCGGGCATTAAAAAGAGCGGCAAAGAGGACATTGCCCTTATTTACAGCAAAACACCGGCCAGCGCTGCCGCCCTGTTTACGACCAACGCCATGGCTGCCGCGCCGGTTATTGTGTCCCGCCAGGCGGTAAAACACGGGACAGCCCGGGCGATTGTCATAAACTCCGGTTGTGCCAATGCCTGTACCGGACCGCAAGGACTTGCCGACGCACGGACAATGGCTGAGTTAACGGCCACGGTGTTGGGGGTAGCCCCCCACGAGGTTTTGGTAGCCTCGACCGGTATCATCGGCGTCCATCTGCCGATGGATAAAATAGCGGCCGGCATTAAACAGGCGGCGGCCGAGCTGTCGGAAACCGGCCAGGAAAAAGCGCTGCAGGCCATTATGACGACAGATACCTTTCCTAAATCCTGTGCCTATGAGTTTATGCTCAGCGGCGTACCGGTACGCATCGGCGGCATGGCGAAAGGGGCAGGCATGATCCATCCCAATATGGCGACCATGCTGGCCTTTGTTACAACCGATGCGGCGGTTGCCGCGCCTGTACTACAAAAAGCGTTAATCGAAGCGGTTAATCTTTCTTTTAATATGATTTCGGTTGACGGCGATACCAGTACTAACGATATGGTGGGCGTACTGGCCAATGGCCAGGCCGGCGCTCCGGTGATCGATAACGCCGATAGCGAGGAGTATCGTATTTTTGCCGCCGCGTTAAAGGCCGTCTGCATCAATTTAGCGAAACAAATCGTCCGCGATGGCGAGGGGGCGACCAAATTTCTCGAGATTACCGTAACCGGCGCCGAAACCTTTTCGCAGGCGAAACAGGCGGCGATGGCCGTAGCGAAATCGCCGCTGGTGAAAACCGCGTTTTTCGGGGAGGATCCCAACTGGGGCCGTATTCTCTGTGCCGTCGGCTACTCGGGGGTGCCCGTACAAAGCGAAAAAACAGCGCTGGCGATCGGCGGCATCCCCATCGTCAGAAGCGGTATGGCGACCAGTTTTGACGAGCAAGCGCTAAGAAAAGTAATGAGCGCGCGGGATATTGCCATAACAATTGACCTAGGTTTGGGCCCGGCAGCGGCCACGGTTTGGACCTGCGACTTTTCCTACGAGTACGTCAAGATCAACGGCGAGTATCATACTTAA
- the argB gene encoding acetylglutamate kinase produces MINFVEKAAVLIEALPYIQKFAGKTIVVKYGGNAMINEQLKAKVIQDIILMKAVGMRLVVVHGGGPEITAMLKQVGKQSTFVSGLRVTDAETMAIAEMVLVGKTNTEIVSLLNKYGAKAVGLNGKDASLIVAQKHLAKVYDGDAVKEVDIGFVGDVAQINPGILFTLLEQDYIPVIAPIGVGIGGESYNINADYVAGEIAGALAAEKLLLLTDVEGIYRDYHDKATFISTLTLTEAQAMIKQGTIDGGMIPKVEACLKALAGGARKTHIIDGRQPHSLLLEVFTDKGAGTEIVKG; encoded by the coding sequence ATGATTAATTTTGTGGAAAAAGCAGCGGTGCTCATCGAAGCACTGCCCTATATCCAAAAGTTTGCCGGCAAAACCATCGTCGTAAAATATGGCGGTAATGCCATGATTAATGAACAGCTGAAAGCGAAGGTCATCCAGGATATTATCCTGATGAAGGCAGTAGGCATGCGGTTGGTCGTCGTCCACGGCGGGGGACCGGAAATCACGGCGATGCTGAAACAGGTGGGCAAGCAGTCTACCTTTGTCAGCGGCCTCAGGGTAACAGACGCGGAGACGATGGCGATCGCGGAAATGGTCCTTGTTGGCAAAACCAATACCGAGATCGTCAGTTTATTGAATAAGTATGGTGCCAAAGCGGTAGGATTAAACGGCAAGGATGCTAGTCTAATTGTGGCGCAAAAACATTTGGCCAAGGTCTACGATGGCGATGCGGTCAAAGAAGTTGACATCGGCTTTGTTGGCGATGTGGCCCAGATTAATCCCGGTATTTTGTTTACCCTGCTGGAACAGGATTATATTCCGGTAATTGCCCCGATTGGCGTCGGTATAGGCGGTGAAAGCTACAATATCAATGCCGATTACGTAGCCGGGGAAATTGCCGGCGCCCTGGCAGCCGAGAAACTACTGCTGCTTACTGATGTCGAAGGGATTTACCGGGATTATCATGATAAAGCTACTTTTATTTCCACCCTTACCTTAACCGAAGCGCAGGCGATGATTAAACAGGGTACCATTGACGGCGGCATGATTCCCAAGGTGGAGGCCTGTCTTAAAGCACTGGCAGGGGGAGCGCGGAAAACACACATTATTGATGGCCGCCAACCCCATTCCCTGCTGCTGGAAGTTTTCACCGACAAGGGCGCCGGTACCGAAATCGTCAAAGGGTAA